Genomic segment of Trichoderma breve strain T069 chromosome 7 map unlocalized scaffold00007, whole genome shotgun sequence:
ATGACACACGGTTGGAGATAATAGCACGGTTAACTCCAGTGGCAAAGTAAGTTGGGACAGTGTTCAAGTCGCGAATACCGGTATCGTTATAGTCGACGCCCATAGTGCCGGTAAACACCGCCGTGTCGGAGCCTCGGAGGCTCTCCATGGTGTGACCGCCAGCCTCGAGGGCTTCGTAGACAGTCTCCAAGAGGATCCTTTGCTGTGGATCCATCGAATCTGCCTCATTGGGACTGATGTTGAAAAAGGCAGTGTCGAACAGGCGCAGGTCTTCTTGTAGGAGATAAGATTTCCTAACATTGGTGGCGCCGTGGTGTTTTCCATCTGGGTGATAGAATCCGGTTGTGTCGAATCGATCTGAGGGGATATCCGTACACACATCTTTTGGGTCTTCTAGCAATTTCCACAAAGCGGAAGGAGAATTAACGCCTCCAGGGAACCGACAAGCGCTTCCCACGATTGCGATCGGCTCCAGATTTTGGGATcccatggtgatggaagTGATAGTGAAAGTGATGGTGAAAACGGCTGGTGTAGAATGTAACTGAGTGTGGGAAGCAAACAGGTTTGTCTGTCTATAGCAGGTTGTTTGTTGAATACAGCCTTGCCGCTCAGCAGATGATGGGACTGAATGGGGTTGATATCTTCACAACAACTTGTTGGCAACTTAGATCATTATTTTAGTCTTTTCTAAGACTGGTCAGTGCCTGACAGTTAGAGAGCCTTCTTTTCGGTTGCTATCATGGTCCTTCGCCTAGTCGCCGACAATATTTCATTCATGTCAGCCGATATCCCCGACTGCCCGGCCCCGAAGTTTATATGTATCAGTGGAGTATTGTGTATATTCATTCCGAGTTCAGATAGATGTTCGGCGGTCagatcttcaacatcctctGGGTGGTCTAGCCTGCTTCACGGCGTTCGGCTGCAATGGATTACATGTCACCGAAAAGTCAGCGGGTCCATTCCGTCCCCGGAGAGCAATTCTCCTCGGAGAAAAACTATTTTCTTGATAACGTTCAGCTTGTCTCATCAATTCGTTGTTTtgagaaaacaaacaagcaatCAATAAACAAGCGAACAAACGAATAGAcaggcaaacaaacaaacacatAAACGATATTCGGCGGTTAATGACGTTAGCCTAACCCTTGAAGCGGCTGCACGTCTCCCCCACCCACGCTCTCCATGGCTGTCAGCCTTAGCAAAGTGGGTAAGCCTCTTCTCAGCATGTCTCAGCCTACACCGAAGCCTATAGAGACATCCTGGCTCTTGTTATGTAAATGAAACCCCTGTGGCTAAGTCGTATCCATGGTGTCTGAGACAAAAATCTCGAGCTGTCATTGTTAGTCGTTCAATGAAACAATATCTCGTAGCAAGCATCTTCAACTCTACTGTGTTCATGTGTACTATATTCCGGAAGGTGCCCACATATATGGAATAAAGGAAACAAATATCGCAGGGAGGATGTATACGGTTCACTGGATAAAGCAGACTCGCTCTGAGATTTACGCGGACGTCTTAGATCTTTTCGGTTTATACACTAGTAACACAGGAAAAGATAAAATGAattgaagaaggaaaaaattgGAATCATGACTAACTAGGTTCTTGGGTAGTGGAGCCGATGGCGCACTATGAGTCCTACATTCCCCCATAAGACCTTATATCGCTACATTACCTTGATATCTCGcccaatcaccaccaatTAACATACTGTTTTAATTCACATGCAATCTCTCAACCCCCAGTGCCTTGacttctttccctttccacGCCCCATCATCACTAGTTGTGTGCAATATCTCGCAAAAGTTGATCGTGACCATGTGAAGCGAAGACCAGGCAACTTAAGCCATAGCAACTGCCTCTCCAGGCTTCAAAttgatcttcttccatgGAACGATGAAGCTGACCAGAAAAGCCGTGCCAACCAGTCCGACTGAAACAGCAAAGGCGGCCTTGAGACCATCCATGTATGACAAGATGACGCCTGGCAGCTCATCCGCCGAAAAGACTGAGCGAAGGTCGGAGGCCCCTGTTGCGAGAACCAGTAGTGGAGAAACTCCCGGTGCGTTGGTTGTCAAAGAGTGAAGCAGCCTGTTGTTGAAAGCTGCTTGGGCCGCCGAGATGCTGAATGCACCTCCAAGGATCTGGAAAACTATGGATACTCGTTAGCTAAAACTCGGACTTTTATCTTGTCAAGTACATACAGTATAGACTCGATGTAGCAGGCGACATGTCGTCAGCGTCAACCTCGGCTTGGAGAATATTCAGGGCATTCTGGAATGGAAATGCAAGACCAGCACCAACGAGAACTTGATAGCCGATCCATTTTCCACTGGACGTGTCGACATCGAGCGTGTAAAGCAATCCAGTGGCCACTGCCGCTACTGCTGCGCCAGCAGTCATGTAGGGGGTCGCCATGTGCGTCTTCTCCACGGCGGCTCCTCCAAGGATGATGAACAAACAAGCGGAAAGGACCAAAGGCAGGTTGTCAACACCGGAGTGAATAGCACTAACACCCTTGATGCTCTGGAAGTAAATGGGAAGGtagaacaagagcaaaaagtAGCAGCCGACGAAAAAGAACTGGAATATACCGCCAGCCCACATCACACGGCGCTTGAATAGTCTGTAGGGCAACATGGCGTAATCGCCTTGGAAGTATTCCCAGGCAGCAAGCGTGACCATTATGAGAACGAATCCGACAAGCAGCCCGATGACCACACTGCTGTTCCAAGCATGGCTGACGCCAGCGTACTGGAGTGcaaggatgaagctgatAATACCGCCCATGGCCAGCACGGTGCCGACCGGATCCATGTGCAagagcttctccttcagcGTTGCATCTTGTGTAGTGGAGACACTCGGGgttctgaagaagaggaaaaacaAAGCCATAGCAAGTCCACCAATGGGCAAGTTAATATAGAAGCACCATCTCCACGTTACTTTCTCTGAGAAGGCTCCGCCAATAAGCGGTCCAAGGATGAAAGCAATACAATAGGTGACTCCCATAGTGCTCATCAATGTCGGTCGTTTGGCGGGCTCTGCGCTGAACGCCAAGATGACGGTAGAGCCTGAGGTGATACCAGCACCTCCAATACCTGCAATTGCTCGGCCGACAATGAAGGTGTTGGAGTTTCGAGCCACTCCACAAATAAGACTTCCTAGCTCAAAGACGAAGACTGCTATCGCAAAGGAGATCTTCAAAGGAAAGTACTTGTAGACTTTGCCCCAGGTGGACTGGAAACCGCCGAGGCACATAAAGTACGCTGATCCGTACCATGATACTTGACTGAGGCCGTGGAACTCATCCGTGATTTTGGGGATCGCTGTACCGAGAATAGTCTGCCAGTTTATCAGTAACTGTGGCATATTTTTGTTCGACTTGCATCTCTTACCTGATCGAGGGAGGCTAAAAACATAGCCAGGTTGATAGCCAAGACAAGAGTTATCAAGCGTAGCCCATGCGGATATTCATCTGCAGTCGGCTCATTGTTGGAAATTGCGGCCACTTCTGAGGTTCCGACAAGTTTCTCGGGTTGTTCTGGAGCAAGAGAGCTATCCTCTTGGGACGCTGTAGTCGACGTATCGACATTCTCAGATTTCCTCGTGGCACTGTAGTCTCCGCTCATCTTGGGTCCTTTCCAAAGAGGCTTTGTCAATAAATATGACAATACTTTCTGGCGAATAGCTCAAACTTACCAGGGTGTAGGATCAAAGCCTCGAGTCTGATAAGACAAAAGCTCTGTAATTTGTGAAAAGAAGCAGTGCAAAAACCAACTACCGGGACTAACGGTAAACGGAGCGGCACTCCTAGACATGAATATCAGAGATGCGAAAGCTGCATTTAAACAGAATGCATCTGTGAACTGTTCAACAGCCCACTTTGCATTGGTCCAATAAGATATCAGGACGTTGTTGATTCCTTCGACTAATACGGCATGCGGCTGGGCGCCACGTACGGAGGAACGATTCGGCCGACCGCTAGCTCGTCTTCCTCACAATATCACTTCGGATATTTTGCTGACGAAGATGGACAGGGGTAATGAACGCCACAGAGTCGTATTGGCGTAGGTAGGTGCATGCATGTCGGGTTAATAGCTACTTGAATACTTCTGAAATACGCGTGGCATCAATGATAACAGAAATATTCGGCTGCGTTTGCAACCTGGAGCGGAGCGGAGTTTTCAACATCTTGGCAGGGCTTAGAGGACTTATGATCTATGTAGACAATGTACCATATTGACAGCGCGACCTGCGTGCCTAGGTATGTGATTGGCTAGATATTCCACGTGCTGAAAGACGCTTGGGATACCATCTATTGTATTCAGCATTGTGCAGATAATGATGAATCAAGCTTGAACAGCCCGCGCATGTTCCTTGGTAACGCAAGCGTTTAAGTCACCTTCTTGATCTTTCGCTGCTGCTAGCTCCAAGTCCACTGCATCACAAACCAACAATCACGACGTACTCCGAACATTTAGTCATATGTACAAATAATCTCAATATAAGACCGCTGAGGGCACGAACAGTTAAGTGTATATCCCATATCTTGAGAACCCATGGCCCAGATAGAATGATACATCCCAACAGAGCCTAGTGATCGCATGGTAATGGGACTGGCGCAGGGGCCATAATTTGTCCTAGATACTAAACTAACAAAACGTCAAATAACTTCTACTAAGAACATGTACAATTTGTTTCCCCCGTCGCTTTCTTTAAGTAAAGAGTACCAATATCGGCACATCTTTAGAGCTCTCCAACTTGAGCAAGGCCCTCTTTGTGGATAGACATTTGGTGACGGAATCGCTTCACTAGCAATTGTCCAACGGTCTCCTTGTTGGGATCCTCTGGATTCAGTGGGTTGGTTGCGAACACGTCACCGTGCCAAAAGGTCGCACACGAGAGTCTTTCGCCCTCTGTTTTGTTGATGACCCTGTGCCTCACACTCTTGTAACGGCCGCCGCTCCACTTCATGATCATGTCACCACAGTTAATGACATACACATCCTCGATGGCGGGAACGGAAAGCCACTTTTGCTGCTTTTCCAGCCAGACCTCGAGGCCGTCCTTTCCTGCTTGCTGTAAGAGAACGGTAACGCCTCCAAAGTCGTTGTGCGCGCCCACACCAAACTGGCCCGGCAAGGTTACGCTCGGAGATGGATAGCGGATCAACTTCATCTGCACAAGTGGCCTCTTGGCAAATGCTTCCATCAAATCCGTGCTATAACCCAGACCCTGGAGTAAGACTTCCCAAATAGTCTTACCTAGCTGGCTCGTCTTCTGGTAGTATTCCCACACCGGGCCACGAAAGTCCTCTTCAGGAAGATTCGGCCAGACGTTGGGCCCATAAAAGCCGGAGAACTCCACAACGGGATCTTCTCGACCAAGGTAGTAGGCCTTCATACATAATGTTGGTAGTCAGCTGAATGTACAAGTAGCAGCATGTGACATGAAGAAGGTCTAATATTCTCAGACCGACAGGGAACACGCACCTCTTTCGAATCCGGCATTGCGTCTCCCTCTCGCATTGACATGCCTGATGCTTCATATCCTCGACGGCACGGATTTTCCAGATAGGAGagcttcattttctcttccttgggcATGCTAAAAAGTGTGCCGAGACTTTTCAGCAGCTCCTTTTGCAGGCTTATTGGTATACCATGGCCTTTAAGCTGGAAAAAGCCAAAGTCCCGGCAGGCATCCCGGATTTGCTCAATTACATTCTGCCGATCATCAGGCGACTTTGGCGACAGATAGCCGCTAAGGTCAATGATGGGCAACGAGATATCTTCTTCCGACATGATAGTTGTAGATCTAACAAGGCGGGCCTCTGATTGAAACACTTATAAGGGGAAATGTGAGATGTGACAGTCGGTGGGtgtaaaagaagagaaaaagaccgataacaaagcaaaaaggcaaatCCTGATACTGAGCCACGATATATATGATGTTCTGCCCTTACCTTTGATGGTCTGAGGTCAACAGCATACTCAACAATTCGCTATACATGTCTCGTACGACTGATCGTCTCATCACCTACGAAGTAAAGAGGTATTCGAGGTACACCCGATACAGTACGCGGCCTCATTGTGTATTGGGAGCGGCGACTATGCTTTCACCCGCCATGCTCTTTCGGCAACAAACTACGTCATAATACACCGGGTGTCTAGGGTCCAGGGTCCGAAAGCGATTACTTAGTCCCACTATCTATCAGGAACGAGGCTTACGCGCGGGGAGATCCGATGTAACTCAATCTGGCTTTGATCTCTGCTAGTGAACACtgagaaaacaaagaagGTGGTTGTCAAATCGCGTTTCAATTCTCGCACTGATTGTAATTAATGTAGGTTTATCTTAATCACCAAAATGGCTGTGTTTTTGGAAATAGCTTTTTCAAGTTGTATATCTCTTTGCTACTTGAAAAGATTGCGCAGTTGTTTTGTAGGGTAGGGTAGATAGCTAGAGATGCTGTGGCGGGTTTAGCATAGAGCTGCAGGGTTGCTTACGATTTGGGAAACGAATGGTGAAACATCGTCCGATTACAAGTAACCGCCATCGACATGGATATTATGCAGCTCTAAGTAGAGACAACCGGTAATTCCGTACAACTTTTACTCTTTTAGGCAAgcaataataataaagttgAAGGTCAACACACTTACAGGAGATTTTGGCAGCAATTAGTCGCCGTATCTGTGAAGCTGACAAGGCAGGTTACCTGCATCTTTTCGACTGTCAACCAATCAAAGTATAAGAAAATTGCCAACATATGATCCGTTTACTACCATACGAATTAAAGAAACTCTTGCAAATCTAACCAGTACTTATATATACCATTTACCCGACAGTACTCTGTTCGGAATAGCGAATTTGAGCACCAGTCAAGTTGAAAGCTAAGTAGTGATAAGTACCCCAATGCTGACATTGACAACAATCCTACCTTGCCACCCCCTACCATCCCGAGGGACGCCGTACCAACAGCTAGTTCTGTCTAAAGCGGTACACCAAAGACCTTGTAGCAATTAGCTGTATTATCTGTTACCTTGACAGCACCCGTATTATCCGAACCGCAAAGGTAATTTGCTTATTGGTTGTCTGCCACTGTTACAACTTACAGGTGTGGGATGATGGGGTGGCATCATGTTAATATTCACTGGACCGGTCAGCTTGTTAGCGTTCGGCGGTTGCCAAAATAGGAATCGCCAGCTGCCGGCGACTTcatattatttaaatattatatatcATATGTTCGCCTTCAGTTCCTGTGCCATTCTTATATAAGGCAATCTCCAGAATTCTTTTGTATTGGCGTACATTTCTTCTGTACTCAAAAATATTCGGTATCCAAACATTTACAATGCACGTTCTTATTGCAGGAGCCGGGCTTGGTGGGCTCACACTGGCCCAGAACCTCCGGAAACGGGGCATTTCCTATGAGATATTCGAGCGCGATGAGCATAAAGATGCGCGATTCCAGGGATGGGCCATTGCTTTGCACACGTAAGCACCCAAGAACTCTAACTGAAAGCCTTACGGCGCTGTATGGCTTATCACCAGTATTAGCATCACAGACGAACTTGTGGCATCTATGCCATCTGATATGCCCGATTTGAGACAGGCCACAGACCACATGTCTCCTCTCAAAATCCCTACCCAGATCTGTCTATACCCCGCTGAAAGCAACGTTCGAGTGGGGTGGGAGGTAATTATCCACCTTAGGGACTATGGGAATCACAGCTCGAGATACTGATAACATGCCTTTTGCAGGATTGTCCAGAAACGCCCTTTATCCGCGCAGAGCGCTACCGGCTGAGGAATCACTTGGCTACCAATATTCCAATTCAGTGGGGAAAGCGTGTCCAGCGCATTGAACATGATGATAAAGGCGTCGCTGTTTATTTTGAAGACGGAACCAGTGCCAAAGGAGACATTCTTGTCGGTGCTGATGGTGTGAAAAGTGTTGGTATGTTATCAATTCTGATACTTGTGTCAACATTCTCAATTGCTAAGATAAGAAACGCCACAGTTcgacagcagcttctgcaaaAGTCTCACGATGAGGTTCTGAAAATTATCCCACTGGCCGCCATCGTGGGCGAGCTGAAGCTCTCTGGAGAGGCCTTCAAGCGCCAACTCCAGCTCAGCCATGGAAGCTATTCGCTGATTGACTCCGAGAAGGGTTATCTGACTTTCTGCTCGCTGCATGACGTCGCGCCTGACGGAAAGTCGGCGCGGTACTACTGGATCATGTCTCGATCAGACCCCACCATTGCCGATCCAGACCACTGGCTGCACAAAGCCACCCAACAAGAGAAGTTGGACCACGCCCGCGAGGTCATGAGCAATCGAGAACCCAAGTTTCGCGAGATATTTGACCTAACCCCTGTTGAGGGTGTCAAGAAGGAGACTCATATCTGGCGCGACCTCGAGCTTTCTAGTCTGCCAGCTGGCCGGGTCGTTTTAATGGGCGATGCGGCACACGTCATGACGCCCTTCCGTGGCGAGGGAGGCTATAACACATTCATCGATGCCATGGCCCTTTCCAAGATCCTAGACCGActtgacaaagaagacaagacTCATGACATCGAATCGATCAAGGCTTCTGTTAACGAGTACAATGCTGAGATGTTGGAGCGCGGGGTGAAATCCGTGCAGCTCTCTCGAGAGTGGGTTGACGGGTCGAAGGTTAATTCCAAGAAGCCGTTGCTTGCACCTATGAAAGTCATCCCATTTTCGGAAGTCCCTCTGGAGGTCGCGGCTTGATGGACCCAATTATGGGTAGAGCAACGCGATGACTTCTCTATTAGTGCAATCTGCTAGTTATGAATTACGGATATTAGTTtcaaaagccaaaaaaagggagaaaaaggacagaaaaaaaagacgaatGTGGCTTTGAGTCTTTGCTGTGGACTATTTGGGATTATGTGATAACTGCTCCTTCTTTGGCGTCTATCAAAGATTATCTTTAATCTTATACTCTTGGATCTTACTCCGTATTGACTTTCTCGATGGATTGGAAGTCTTGGGTTTGTCACTGTGATGCCGCTGAAGAAAGTGTGCCTTAGGGTTCTAGATCTGTATTCTGGGCGTGGATTTCCGTTCTGATCATTTGGCTTAGTTGCAAGAAATTGAATGTATGACATTTCAGGTTGAATGAGCAATATCACGCCGTGATGATCGTAGCCCAGAATACTTCTCGTTGACTGTAGAATATTGCCCTAGGCTCATAacttttctttcccttcaaGCTACTTTGATCGCCCCTGGTATCAATAAAGAACTAGAGAGGAGGGTGTCAGTCATTCTCCCGCTATTTACTTACAATTCGAAAAGGTTTTCGTTCTTTACATCCATAATTTAATCACGGACACGCTTTAGTTACCGAGACCGCTTAGGCTTTATTCAGAGCCAGACCCACCGAAATCATTGGAATGCCTGACAGGTGTTATCGCTCACTTGGATTGCAACAGTGGGACGGCAAGGCGGGTTTTGAATTAAAGTGTGAGTGTTCTCCCGGTATCGACGTTGTTAGAGCTACTTCGGACTAGGACCAAGACGAGAAATACTCCGATTGGATTGTCGCTCCAGTGACCTACAGATAGCGTATAACTTCTAGAAAACGGTTTGACGTAAGGAACATGCCGTTTAACAAAGACCCTTTTGTTTCCGCTTCGTGCATAGGAGTTGGTTGAAAGTGAGAGGCCTGAGGTCGACGTTTCTAGCCAAGGGGGTTAATGTGGCTCGATTTTTTCATATTTTTAACATGTCACGGAGCAACATATTCGAGACTGTTTTCATCTCTAAACGGCGCATATGAGTTTCAAATTTCGCGttctgccgctgccgaaACTCCACCAAGATGCCTACGGCTGGAGTAATGTAAGATCGTGAAGACAAGCGTACGCTTAACTGAACTGCCTTATTAGTTCACTGATGACCATAGCGATC
This window contains:
- a CDS encoding FAD binding domain-containing protein, producing the protein MHVLIAGAGLGGLTLAQNLRKRGISYEIFERDEHKDARFQGWAIALHTISITDELVASMPSDMPDLRQATDHMSPLKIPTQICLYPAESNVRVGWEDCPETPFIRAERYRLRNHLATNIPIQWGKRVQRIEHDDKGVAVYFEDGTSAKGDILVGADGVKSVVRQQLLQKSHDEVLKIIPLAAIVGELKLSGEAFKRQLQLSHGSYSLIDSEKGYLTFCSLHDVAPDGKSARYYWIMSRSDPTIADPDHWLHKATQQEKLDHAREVMSNREPKFREIFDLTPVEGVKKETHIWRDLELSSLPAGRVVLMGDAAHVMTPFRGEGGYNTFIDAMALSKILDRLDKEDKTHDIESIKASVNEYNAEMLERGVKSVQLSREWVDGSKVNSKKPLLAPMKVIPFSEVPLEVAA
- a CDS encoding 2OG-Fe(II) oxygenase superfamily domain-containing protein, whose product is MSEEDISLPIIDLSGYLSPKSPDDRQNVIEQIRDACRDFGFFQLKGHGIPISLQKELLKSLGTLFSMPKEEKMKLSYLENPCRRGYEASGMSMREGDAMPDSKEAYYLGREDPVVEFSGFYGPNVWPNLPEEDFRGPVWEYYQKTSQLGKTIWEVLLQGLGYSTDLMEAFAKRPLVQMKLIRYPSPSVTLPGQFGVGAHNDFGGVTVLLQQAGKDGLEVWLEKQQKWLSVPAIEDVYVINCGDMIMKWSGGRYKSVRHRVINKTEGERLSCATFWHGDVFATNPLNPEDPNKETVGQLLVKRFRHQMSIHKEGLAQVGEL
- a CDS encoding major facilitator superfamily domain-containing protein; translated protein: MSGDYSATRKSENVDTSTTASQEDSSLAPEQPEKLVGTSEVAAISNNEPTADEYPHGLRLITLVLAINLAMFLASLDQTILGTAIPKITDEFHGLSQVSWYGSAYFMCLGGFQSTWGKVYKYFPLKISFAIAVFVFELGSLICGVARNSNTFIVGRAIAGIGGAGITSGSTVILAFSAEPAKRPTLMSTMGVTYCIAFILGPLIGGAFSEKVTWRWCFYINLPIGGLAMALFFLFFRTPSVSTTQDATLKEKLLHMDPVGTVLAMGGIISFILALQYAGVSHAWNSSVVIGLLVGFVLIMVTLAAWEYFQGDYAMLPYRLFKRRVMWAGGIFQFFFVGCYFLLLFYLPIYFQSIKGVSAIHSGVDNLPLVLSACLFIILGGAAVEKTHMATPYMTAGAAVAAVATGLLYTLDVDTSSGKWIGYQVLVGAGLAFPFQNALNILQAEVDADDMSPATSSLYFFQILGGAFSISAAQAAFNNRLLHSLTTNAPGVSPLLVLATGASDLRSVFSADELPGVILSYMDGLKAAFAVSVGLVGTAFLVSFIVPWKKINLKPGEAVAMA